Part of the Orcinus orca chromosome 5, mOrcOrc1.1, whole genome shotgun sequence genome, ttaagtttttaaaattcagaaatcagaggaaaaataacagaatataatAATTTAGGACTTGTACCACTTTAGTGATTCCCTTCCAACTGTCAAGGCAAAAGAGAGTCACCAGTGAGGATAATTAacagcttaaaaataaaatcagaggaaATTATTAAATGTATTCTCAAAACTAATTTGTATAGTAGCAACTGACTGCCCCAGGAGCAATATGAATATTAGAGTCCCCTGGGGGGCACTAGCAGGTTTACAATCTATTAGTCATATTGTGAGAATCAGTggtctaaaaaatttaaaaaacttgacATTCTTTGAATAAACTCTATCACTTTAATATACAGGATTTCAAGAATTGTAAAATTACAAATCAAAATTATCCTAGAATAACTTCTAAGAAGTACTATATATGCAAATAAGTACAAACTGTTGACTACAATGTCCAGATAATAAAATGTGCAGATTCAGGTTTTGATAAAAGCAAGGAGAATTAATATTTTGCTTGGATGTGAACACAGTTTGTATTACTTCACTTGTACCAAACACATATACTTAAAGAAGCTGAATTTATGCAATAACGATTCAGCATACTCCAGTGTGACACTGCACCCAGATGTTCTCTGAAGGACCATTTGGGGAGGGATAGTAAGTTCTGTCAGCTCCCACAAATTCTCCTTTTCTCAATTTGGAAGCCTGCCTATCCTAGCTTATCTAGCCTGTCCTACTTGGAGAGAAAAGTAAACATGAAAACAGAGACCCTGACTTGTCATTGATTTCCTTACAAAGCTGTATAAACAGCATCAGGGTAAACAGAATTGATGCAATTATCTGGGGAAAAAATGCAAGTCAGAAAGCAAATcacaatgttgaaagaaaaatgaatcttcTCTGATAGAATTATCCACGATGATCACATCTTTGGTTACATTTACCAATGAATACTTCCTAGAATCAATGCCTGCTCTTTTTCACCCTTAACACCTGCTTTTCTTAATGCAACTTAGATATCTACAAATTGAGGCAGGAAGCTTAACATCACCTTTAACACATTTTAACACCACAATATACTCTTTAATGAAAGATCTCATTCTGAAGCAAAGTTTCTGGgccaaaataaaacacattttagagaaatacaaaggtGGGACATTTTTCCATGAAAGAGAGAAAGGTGAGACCAGGAGAAAGAGACacaaagagatagaaagagaacaaagagatagtcaaggggtgggaggagggagggagaaaggaagggagagagcgaaacatagatatatagagagacagagtaaaaatgtaaaacaaaaacaaacaaaaatagagagagagacaagacAGTGAAACTAGAGACTAAAGACAGAGCTCAAGACggaaaaaggagagaataatTGAGAAACTTATAGGGAAACAGAGACCTAGAGAAACTGGGGAGAAAGGCAGACTCAGGAagaaggggaagggcaggggaagaggagggggcccGGGAGAGAAAGCTCAAGGGCGCACCGAAACCCACCCAGCATCTTCACGGTTTGTTTGTGGTTCTGGTCCCTGAGCGAGGCGCCCACCGCTGCCTCGCCGCGTCTCCTCCTCCACAGCTTCCTGCCGATGaggctgtagagcacagtgaGGCAGAAAacagggaggaagaagaagacgCTGGACACCCACACCATGACGGTGAGCAGTCCCGAGCGCACCGCGAACTCCGTGGCGCGGCACTCGTTGGTGTCCCGAGGGTCGGTGCCGTTCTCATGCTCCACCCCGACCAGCACGAAGATCGGCCCGGCGCTGCAGAAGGCCACGGCCCAGATGACCAGGATGACCAGCTTCACCCGGCCCTTGGTGACCACCACCTTGGCCCGCAGCGGGAAGCAGATGGCGAAGTAGCGTTCGACGCTCAGCGCGGTGATGGTGAGCACCGTGGCGTAGGTGCAGCTCTCGCTGACGAACTGGAAGAGTTTGCAGAGCAGGTCACCCAAGTTCCAGGGCCGGTAATGCCAGAGGCGGACGAGGTCGAGGGGCATGCAGAGGAAGATGAGTAGGTCGGAGAAGGCCATGCTGGACAGGTAGAGGTTGGTGGTGGTACGCAGCTCGCGGAAGCGCGACACCACCAGCATGGTGAGCAGGTTGCCCGCGATGCCCACCACGAAGAGCGCCACGCAGGTGGCTGTGACGCCCGCCAGCAGCGGCGCGGGGAAGAGCGGCAGCAGCTCGTCGACCAGCGAGTCGTTGTCAGGCGCAGCGTCCCAGCCCAGGTCCGGCAGCGTGAGGTTGGGCCCCGGCTCCTCGCTCGGCGTCGCGTTCCACATGCTGCCGGCCCTGCTTAAACTGGCTTTGGGATGCGGCTGCACTGAGAGGCTGGATCGGGCGCTGGTCCCGGAAAAGGTCTCCTTAGGCGCAAGAGAGTGCGAGGGAGGAACGGGCGCAGGCTCTCAGGGAGGATGcttggagaggaaagagaggggagagggagcagcCGAGGGAAAAGGTGAGACTGAGAgcctggggcggggagggggggaagagagggaggcgggaagacaaacacacacacacacacacgcacgcacgcacacacacacacacacactggtggaGAGATGGACCGAGTGACCCACCGCTCTTCCTGGCACCTCCCCTTTTCCCCGTCCTCTCCCCCAAAGTCCTTCTCTCCCAACCCAGCCTTTGGCCGGCCTCCACACAAGTACCAGTCACCGAGGAAGCTCCGCCAGCCCTGCCTCGCCTTTGCGTTCTGTCTCCAGATGCATCTCGCACTTCCCAAAGCGTCCCGGCGCGTGGGCACAGAGGAGACCCGGCACTGCGAAGCTGGAGCGCGAGGGGCCTCTCCCTAGCCTTGGGTGCTGCCTGGCTAGGGTGGCCCAGAAGGGCAGATTACACCCGGGGTTGGGGCCGGGCACGGTGGGGAGAACACCTTCAGTTCCCGGGACGTGAGTTCTTCCTCAACAAGGGATAGAGTTGGCTACGGACCTGGTGGGGAGAAGTAAGCGTGCACAACCGGGCTTGGAAAAGGGAGGTAGGGAGTGTTCCGACCTGAAAGGAGACCAGTGCGCACCTGGGAAGAGCCTCACGCAGTCCTAGAACCTATCGCCGTGTTAGCGAGGAGAAGCAGGTTCAGAGAGGTGTGgccacttgtccaaggtcacactgcgAGCTGGGGGCTCAAGAGCTAGACTTGGCTATCCCACCCGGTGGACTACTGAGAGCGAAGGGGCAAGATGTGTGAATAAATTGTGTTCGGATTTCCAGCCCTTTGTACAGTTCCCCAACTCGGCGGTGGTAGGGGATATGCTGTGTAGGAGATAACTTTTGCCTGCTGCAAACCtcgggggaagaggaggggctaAGGGGCATGTTAGCGTGGCAGGGCGTGGGGGGTAGCTGTCAAACGGGGAGCGGCAGAGGCTGTAAGGCTGGCACGTCGAGGGCGCACAGTAAACATTTTCTGAGGCATGGACGAGAGATCAGCCTTTGGGTAGCTGTGTTCACTTGGGCAAGGCATCaacctttttgttttaaatttcgaGGATGTTGTGATGACCACTGGGAATGGATGCCAAATGCTGGGGACAGAGTTGGAGCTCCAGAAATAAATATAGGCGGCGTTGCTGTTACTAGGGTTGCTCTTGAGGAATGGGTCGGAGGCTGCCCCTACGCTCGCAAGGTGACTCTCCTGGACACGGCCTGTGCGTCCCCTGCCCGGAGCCAGGAATCGACAACCGAAGGTGCGAGACTGGCGGTTACCCGCTAACTCACTCACCAACACGCCGGGCCTCTTCCCGCGGGCCACCCTGGGGGCAGCCCGGGAGCGAGTTCAGCACCGCGGCCAGCGACCGGCCCTTTCTACCTCGCCCCACAGCTCTCCCTAGCTGAGGCTGCCCGCCCTCACGTTTTTTAGTTCTTGCCTCAGCACCACAGTCCTGCTCCAAGAGGGAGCCGGGGAGATTCCTCCCAAACACAGACCCGTATTAAGCGGCTGCGCTGGCCGCACCTATTCACGCTGACTTACCTGTGGCCTAAATTCACTGTGTATGAGAGAGGGCTTTCCTGAAGTATTTTAGTAGGTTTGCACATGTCTTTGCCAGACGGTTTATGTCAACTGCCAACTAAATTGTTAATGCTCAAAAGTCCACAAAAACCTAAGGATGAATATATGCACACGTGCATGAAAGATTCCACACATAGTGGGAGACTGAATGAGGAAGTTTAATACAGGCAACTTGCTGGAAAACACGCTACATAGGTTACCAGGGCTGCGTGACAGAAAGTGTACCAAAAATCTGTTtcaactacttaaaaaaaaaaagattacaactaAGTCAAGCCACCAGTCActaacaagtttttttttaatcaattatttgACTTTAACACTTCCCATCCTACATTATCAATAGATTTATGTGTGCAGACAAGTCTGGAGGGGGAGAAAACAGACTGGGATAAATAAAAATACCGTAGGAAGCTATTGTTTAAGAATAAGAATCAGGAAAATATTATGGGACATATTTCTAGTCTACTGAGTGCTAAAGCAATAAATAAGATTTAGCAATAAGCTAAAGCTGATACGTGGGGAAAATCTTCTAAAAAATCTATCATGATACAAATTTGGCATGTTGGCTAAAATAGCCAGATATTTAACTGCATTcacttattttccaaaataaagacAAATCTGTATTGTGTCATGAAGAAAAAACAGGGGATAGTATTgaaattgattcattcatttacaacccataatataaaaatatataaaactgtctATTAGTATGTGTTAGGCACTgggaataacaaaataaataaaagtcagaaACATCCTGTATTGCAAttccagtactttttttttttttttttttttttcagtggtctctcccgttgcggagcacaggctccggacgcgcaggctcaacagccatggctcacgggcccagccgctccgcggcatgtgggatcttcccagaccggggcacgaacccgtgtcccctgaatcggcaggcggactctcaaccactgcgccaccagggaagccctccattacaTTTTGATATGTGCATTTAAAGAGGCGTGTACAATGAGCTCTGTTGAAATATGGAGAAACAATGAATTGCAAAGAGGTTCTGCCACCTGAGCTGGATCTTCAAAGTTGAGTTCCAAAAGGTGAAGCAGAACATACTAAACTGTTCAGATGGGCACATAACCacattggagggcttccctggtggcgcagtggttgagagtccgtctgccgattcaggggacatgggttcgtgccccggtccgggaagatcccacgtgccacggagcatctgggcccgtgagccatggccgctgaccctgcgcgtctggagcctgtgctctgcaacgggagaggccacaacagtgagaggcccgtgtaccgcaaaaaacaaacagacaaaaaaaaaaaccacattggaGCCTAAAAGCCCAGCATGCCTTGTCCTATGAATGGTATGAGGAGTGTTATTATGGATTCatggatttttatatattcaatgaGTACCAACCAAAATTatggttattttttctttttgatgcttaAATTATCCTAGCTTTGTCCAATGAGATCCCCTCCAAGCTGGCTCCAGAGTCTTTTGACATGACTTacttagatttttttatttttattttttggttgtgccgggtcttagttgcagcacatgggctccttagttgcagcaggaggGCTTCTTTGTTGTGGCTTGccggctctttagttgtggcatgtgaactcttagttgcagcatgcatgtgggatctagttacctggccagggatcaaacccaggccccctgcactgggagcgtggagtcttaaccactgcaccaccagggaagacccagacTTGCTTAGATTTTGAGAACTTCCTTGCCAGAATTTGTGGCAGTGTAAGATACCCCTTGCTCATCTTGGAAGTTCCCTACTCTATACCTGGGAGCAGCCATTTCTCCAATAATCCCTGGTACCTTACAGTGGGGAATGGCATTTAGAAACATAAATTTGGGAAGTAGGGGTGTTTATTGCCCCTGTAGTATTATGGACTAGACCCTGTCAGTGGACAGACCTAGGGTATatgatttttgaaaaaatcatgagataatgatgatgatacagTAGATAAATCAGACACACCCTTAGCAaatgatcaaaattaacatcaccagTGTGATACTCTGGGAAGGACACAAAGTCACTTACATGGTATTCCAGCTAGGAATGCACAACCTCAATCTAATTGCAGCAAACATCAGACAGACTCAAAAGGaagaatattctatttttaaaattcttccccCAAATGTCGATGTTATACAAGACAAAAACTGGGAAAAAGTTCCAGACTAAAGGAAACCAAAGAGATGTAACAGCTAACTGTAACTCCTAATCCTAGACTGGATCCTAAACTGGAGGAAAAAGACTTCTATAAAGGACAATATTGGGTTAAGTGACCAACTTAGAATATGGATGGTAGATTAGATAGAAGTATTGAATCAATGTTAAGTTTACTGCAGTTGATAACTgtgtgaaagaaaatattattattcttaaaaatacACACTTAACCATGATTTATGCATCtgtttcagaaaaataattatgtGTGTGTAGATAAACAGAGCCAATGACAAAGCAAATGaggcaaaatattaataataaatgaatCTAGGAAAGAGGTAGAACGATTtcctttgtactattcttgcaacttttctttgTTTGAAATTATTCCCATACAAAAAATTAGAAGTCATATGTTTATAGAGGTATTTCAATTCAACTTCCAATTATATACTTAATGTACttgatttattatgtttttcttttataaaatttttttcttttttttttttttagaaatttattttatttatttatttatggttgcattgggtcttcattgctttgcccgggctttctctagttgcagcgagagggggctactcttcattgcagtgcatgggttctcactgcggtgacttctcttgttctggaacacaggctctacacacgcgggtttcagtagttgtggcacgtgggctcagtagttgtggcttgtgggctctagagctcaggctcagtagttgtggtgcacgggcttagttgctccatggcatgtgggatattcccgaaccagggctcaaccccgtgtcccctgcattgaggtggatttttaaacactgtgccaccagggaagtccctgtacttgATTTTACATTCCTACTGAACATCCTGGCTTCTAACAACATAAAGATAATTATTTATGTTGTAATATGCATTAAGTAATTTCAAACTAATAATGGCATTACCATTAATAGTAAACCTGACAAATAAAGCTTGAGATTTTCTTGCCATTCTCTTTGTCCTTAAAATATACCCCACTGTGTACAACTACGTGTTctaaaattaattgaaataatgCTTTTTTATGTGTGGTTATGTTATTAATTTGATATATGGTTAGATTTGTTTCAGTTACCTTAAATtttaggaattattttaaaatttaaatttatttttgaatatataaatcATCCATGTGATTTGACAGTTaaagctttaaaataaagtatagtCCTaaagttttgtggggttttttttgcggtacacgggcctctcactgccgtggcctctcccgctgtggagcacaggctccggatgcacaggcccagcggccatggctcacgggcccagccgctctgcggcatgtgggatccccccggaccggagcacgaacccacgtcccctgcattggcaggcggagtcctaaatttaaaatgagaaaccaAAGAATATTCAGGAAAACCTTACACCTTTTTTATACTCCTCAAatgcattattaaaaaaaatttagcctCTGGTTTCCCTATCCTGTGTGTGTTTCCgtaaatacgtgtgtgtgtgtgtgtgtgtgtgtgtgtgtgtgtgtgtgtgtgtgtgtagcctaCATAAAGGGTAATATACTATATACACTGTTCACTatcttgattttttaatgtaacaCTGTATCCTGGAATTCTCTTATATCAATATccttttcttaaatgtttctgtAGTACTCCATCTTGAGAAAGTTACATACTTTTGGAGATGTAACTTAGTTTTATTCAACCaatgttttactgtttttatttgtttgtatgttttaataatcttttactgttataaataatgctgcattttATATGCCTACAGGTATATTAcagaataacataaaaataaaattacagtttaataaaag contains:
- the GHSR gene encoding growth hormone secretagogue receptor type 1; this encodes MWNATPSEEPGPNLTLPDLGWDAAPDNDSLVDELLPLFPAPLLAGVTATCVALFVVGIAGNLLTMLVVSRFRELRTTTNLYLSSMAFSDLLIFLCMPLDLVRLWHYRPWNLGDLLCKLFQFVSESCTYATVLTITALSVERYFAICFPLRAKVVVTKGRVKLVILVIWAVAFCSAGPIFVLVGVEHENGTDPRDTNECRATEFAVRSGLLTVMVWVSSVFFFLPVFCLTVLYSLIGRKLWRRRRGEAAVGASLRDQNHKQTVKMLAVVVFAFILCWLPFHVGRYLFSKSFEPGSLEIAQISQYCNLVSFVLFYLSAAINPILYNIMSKKYRVAVFKLLGFEPFSQRKLSTLKDESSRVWTESSINT